A section of the Marmota flaviventris isolate mMarFla1 chromosome 19, mMarFla1.hap1, whole genome shotgun sequence genome encodes:
- the Trip6 gene encoding thyroid receptor-interacting protein 6, with amino-acid sequence MSGPTWLPPKQPEPARAPQGRVLSRGAPGPPPAQGAALQPHPRVNFCPLPSEQCYQPPGGSEDRGPTWVGSHGASQRSQLHPQGLPPDRGGLRPGSLDAEIDSLTSMLAELDGGRGHTPRRPDRQAYEPSQPPAYRPGSLKPNGGGAPPLPLPASPYGGPTPASYATASTPAGPAFPVQVKVAQPVRGCGPPRRGASQASGPLPGPHFPLPGRGEVWGAGYRSHREPGPGGKEEAAGVSGSAGRGRGGGHGPQVPLSQPPEEELERLTKKMVHDMSHPPSGEYFGRCGGCGEDVVGDGAGVVALDRVFHVGCFVCSACRAQLRGQHFYAVERKAYCESCYVATLEKCSTCSQPILDRILRAMGKAYHPGCFTCVVCHRGLDGIPFTVDATSQIHCIEDFHRKFAPRCSVCGGAIMPEPGQEETVRIVALDRSFHIGCYKCEECGLLLSSEGECQGCYPLDGHILCKACSAWRIQELSATVTTDC; translated from the exons ATGTCGGGGCCCACCTGGCTCCCCCCTAAGCAGCCGGAGCCCGCCAGAGCCCCTCAGGGGAGGGTGCTTTCCCGAGGCGCTCCCGGGCCTCCACCAGCCCAAGGAGCAG CACTCCAGCCTCACCCCAGGGTCAATTTTTGCCCCCTCCCATCTGAGCAGTGTTACCAGCCCCCCGGGGGATCAGAGGATCGGGGGCCAACCTGGGTGGGTTCCCATGGAGCATCTCAGCGTTCCCAG CTCCATCCCCAGGGGCTCCCCCCAGACAGAGGGGGCCTGCGCCCAGGAAGTCTGGATGCTGAGATAGATTCGCTGACCAGCATGCTGGCCGAGCTGGACGGGGGTCGGGGCCATACTCCAAGGCGACCAGACCGACAG GCTTATGAGCCCTCTCAGCCCCCTGCCTACCGCCCAGGCTCCCTGAAGCCCAATGGAGGGGGTGCtccacccctccctctcccagcATCCCCCTATGGAGGCCCCACTCCTGCCTCCTACGCTACCGCCAGCACCCCAGCAGGCCCTGCCTTCCCCGTGCAAGTGAAGGTGGCACAACCTGTGAGAGGCTGCGGCCCGCCCAGGCGGGGGGCCTCTCAGGCCTCTGGGCCCCTCCCGGGCCCCCACTTTCCTCTCCCAGGCCGAGGTGAAGTCTGGGGAGCTGGCTATAGGAGCCACCGCGAGCCAGGGCCAGGGGGTAAGGAGGAGGCTGCTGGGGTCTCTGGCTCTGCAGGAAGAGGACGAGGAGGCGGGCATGGGCCCCAG GTCCCTCTAAGCCAGCCTCCAGAGGAGGAGTTGGAAAGACTGACTAAGAAGATGGTGCACGACATGAGCCATCCCCCCAGCGGGGAGTACTTTG GTCGATGTGGCGGCTGTGGAGAAGATGtggttggggatggggctggggttgtggcccttGACCGTGTCTTCCATGTTGGCTGCTTTGTGTGTTCCGCATGCCGCGCCCAGCTCCGGGGCCAGCATTTCTACGCCGTCGAGAGGAAGGCGTACTGCGAGAGCTGCTATGTG GCCACCCTGGAGAAGTGCTCCACATGCTCCCAGCCCATCCTGGACCGGATCCTGCGGGCTATGGGGAAGGCCTACCACCCTGGCTGTTTCACCTGTGTGGTGTGCCACCGTGGCCTAGATGGCATCCCTTTCACAGTGGATGCCACCAGCCAGATCCACTGCATTGAGGACTTTCACAG GAAGTTTGCCCCACGATGCTCAGTGTGTGGTGGTGCCATCATGCCTGAGCCAGGTCAGGAGGAGACGGTGAGAATCGTTGCTCTGGATCGAAGTTTTCACATTGGCTGTTACAAGTGTGAG GAGTGTGGGCTGTTGCTGTCTTCTGAGGGTGAATGTCAGGGCTGTTACCCCCTGGACGGGCACATCTTGTGCAAGGCCTGCAGTGCCTGGCGCATCCAGGAGCTCTCAGCCACCGTCACCACTGACTGCTGA
- the Slc12a9 gene encoding solute carrier family 12 member 9 — MASENSPLLAYRLLGDEGSAFPASGVGGPGGPSPRKLSTFLGVVVPTVLSMFSIVVFLRIGFVVGHAGLLQALAMLLVAYFILALTVLSVCAIATNGAVRGGGAYFMISRTLGPEVGGSIGLMFYLANVCGCAVSLLGLVESVLDVFGADATGPSGIRVLPQGYGWNLLYGSLLLGLVGGVCTLGAGLYARASFLTFLLVSGSLASVLVSFVAVGPKDIRLTPRPGTNGSSLPPRFGHFTGFNSSTLKDNLGAGYAEDYTTGAMMNFASVFAVLFNGCTGIMAGANMSGELKDPSRAIPLGTIIAVVYTFFIYILLFFLSSFTCDRTLLQEDYGFFRAISLWPPLVLIGIYATSLSASMSSLIGASRILHALAQDDLFGVILAPAKVVSGGGNPWGAVLYSWGLVQLVLLVGKLNTLAAVVTVFYLVAYAAVDLSCLSLEWASAPNFRPTFSLFSWHTCLLGVASCLLMMFLISPGAAGGSLLLMGLLSALLTARGGPSSWGYVSQALLFHQVRKYLLRLDVRKEHVKFWRPQLLLLVGNPRGALPLLRLANQLKKGGLYVLGHVILGDLDSLPSDPVQPQYGAWLSLVDQAQVKAFVDLTLASSVRQGAQHLLRISGLGGMKPNTLVLGFYDDAPPQDHFLTDPAFSEPADGTREGGSPALSTLFPPPRAPGSPRALSPQDYVATMADALKMNKNVVLARACGALPPERLSRGSWSTAQLHHVDVWPLNLLRPRGGPGYVDVCGLFLLQMATILGMVPAWHSARLRIFLCLGPQEAPGAAEGRLRALLSQLRIRAEVQEVVWGEGAGAGSPEEEEEGDFVNGGRGEAEAEALACSANALVRAQQGQGSGGGPGGPEGGDEGPATALTFLYLPRPPADPARYTRYLALLEILSRDLGPTLLIHGVTPVTCTDL, encoded by the exons ATGGCCAGCGAGAACTCGCCTCTGCTGGCCTACAGGCTCCTGGGGGATGAGGGGTCTGCCTTCCCTGCCTCTGGAGTTGGAGGTCCTGGAGGGCCATCCCCCCGGAAGCTCTCTACCTTCCTGGGTGTCGTGGTGCCCACTGTCCTGTCCATGTTCAGTATAGTTGTCTTCCTGAGGATTG GGTTCGTGGTGGGCCATGCTGGGCTGCTGCAAGCCTTGGCCATGCTCCTGGTTGCCTACTTCATTCTGGCCCTCACTGTCCTCTCTGTCTGTGCCATCGCTACCAATGGAGCCGTGCGAGGGGGTGGAGCCTACT TCATGATCAGCAGGACTCTGGGGCCCGAGGTCGGGGGCAGCATTGGCCTCATGTTCTACCTGGCCAACGTCTGCGGCTGTGCCGTCTCCCTGCTGGGACTGGTGGAGTCAGTGCTTGACGTCTTTGGGGCAG ATGCCACAGGGCCCAGTGGGATCCGGGTCCTGCCCCAGGGTTATGGCTGGAACCTGCTCTATGGCTCCCTGCTCCTGGGCCTTGTGGGTGGTGTGTGCACATTGGGAGCTGGCCTCTATGCCCGCGCCTCCTTCCTGACATTCCTGCTGGTCTCTGGTTCTCTGGCCTCAGTGCTGGTCAGCTTTGTGGCGGTGGGCCCAAAGGACATCCGCTTAACTCCTCGGCCTGGTACCAATGGCTCCTCGCTGCCACCCCGGTTCGGCCACTTCACTGGCTTCAATAGCAGCACCCTGAAAGACAACTTGGGCG CTGGCTATGCTGAGGACTACACCACAGGGGCCATGATGAATTTTGCCAGCGTCTTTGCTGTCCTCTTTAATGGCTGCACAGGCATTATGGCTGGGGCCAATATGTCAG GGGAGCTAAAGGACCCCAGCCGCGCAATTCCTCTGGGCACAATCATCGCTGTTGTCTACACCTTCTTTATCTAcatcctgcttttcttcctctccagctTCACCTGTGACAG GACCCTATTGCAGGAAGACTATGGGTTCTTTCGAGCCATCAGCCTGTGGCCTCCGCTGGTGTTGATTGGCATCTACGCCACATCGCTGTCAGCCTCTATGAGCTCACTCATCGGTGCCTCCCGCATCCTGCATGCCCTGGCCCAAGATGACCTCTTTG GAGTGATCTTGGCACCAGCCAAAGTTGTGTCTGGAGGGGGGAACCCCTGGGGCGCTGTCCTGTATTCTTGGGGGTTAGTACAG CTGGTGCTTCTGGTAGGGAAGCTGAACACCTTGGCTGCCGTGGTGACTGTCTTCTACTTGGTAGCCTATGCTGCAGTGGACCTGTCCTGCCTGAGCCTGGAGTGGGCCTCTGCCCCCAACTTCCG ccccaccttcagCCTCTTCTCCTGGCACACCTGCCTCCTGGGGGTGGCCTCCTGCCTGCTCATGATGTTCCTCATCAGCCCTGGGGCTGCCGGCGGCTCCCTGCTTCTCATGGGCCTGCTCTCTGCCCTGCTCACGGCACGAGGAGGCCCCAGCAGCTGGGGCTACGTCAGCCAGGCCTTGCTCTTCCACCAG GTGCGGAAGTACCTGCTGCGCCTGGATGTCCGGAAGGAGCATGTGAAATTCTGGCGGCCCCAACTGCTGCTCCTGGTGGGGAACCCCCGGGGTGCCCTGCCTCTGCTGAGGTTGGCCAACCAGCTCAAGAAGGGAGGGCTCTATGTACTGGGCCATGTCATCCTGGGAGATCTTG ATTCCCTGCCTTCAGACCCTGTACAGCCGCAATACGGGGCATGGTTGAGCCTGGTGGACCAGGCCCAAGTGAAGGCCTTCGTGGACCTCACCCTGGCATCCTCTGTGCGCCAGGGGGCTCAGCATTTGCTGCGAATCTCAGGCCTTG GCGGCATGAAGCCCAACACATTGGTCCTAGGTTTCTATGATGATGCTCCCCCACAGGACCATTTCCTCACAGACCCAGCATTCTCTGAGCCTGCGGATGGCACCAGGGAGGGTGGGTCTCCTGCCCTGAGCACCCTGTTCCCCCCACCCCGGGCTCCTGGGAGCCCCCGGGCTCTCAGCCCCCAGGACTATGTGGCCACCATGGCAGATGCCCTCAAGATGAACAAGAATGTGGTTCTGGCCCGGGCCTGCGGGGCCTTGCCCCCAGAGCGGCTGAGCCGGGGGTCCTGGAGCACTGCTCAGCTTCATCATGTGGACGTGTGGCCCCTCAACCTGCTGCGGCCCCGGGGTGGGCCTGGCTATGTGGATGTGTGTGGTCTCTTCCTGCTGCAGATGGCGACCATCTTAGGAATGGTGCCTGCCTGGCACAGTGCCCGGCTCCGGATCTTCCTTTGCTTGGGGCCTCAGGAGGCCCCTGGGGCGGCTGAGGGGCGACTCCGGGCACTGCTGAGCCAACTGAGGATCCGGGCTGAGGTGCAGGAGGTGGTTTGGGGTGAGGGTGCTGGGGCTGGGTcgccagaggaggaggaggaaggggacttTGTGAACGGTGGGCGGGGTGAAGCTGAAGCCGAGGCCCTGGCCTGTAGCGCCAACGCTCTGGTGCGGGCCCAGCAGGGTCAAGGCTCTGGAGGAGGGCCTGGGGGGCCTGAGGGTGGGGACGAAGGTCCTGCCACAGCCCTTACCTTCCTGTACCTGCCTCGGCCGCCTGCTGATCCTGCCCGCTACACCCGCTACCTGGCACTGCTGGAGATACTGAGTCGCGACCTGGGCCCCACGCTGCTCATTCATGGTGTCACCCCTGTCACCTGCACTGACCTCTGA